The following are encoded together in the Choristoneura fumiferana chromosome 4, NRCan_CFum_1, whole genome shotgun sequence genome:
- the LOC141427023 gene encoding protein spaetzle 5-like, whose amino-acid sequence MFNIVTVFLVAVGLQLTSVNGQDFTPKVPSECQALGYCDRPLPDYPNEAVRKLVKESALVSPGVVDVTELSRRQGVQDPSEVNLCDYENRIILPQVAQDTSGKWNYVVNTQEYKQGYRVQICKNVNSQCSQVANFYVGYKASCQQRFINVVMVALAENGQKAEKDFKIPSNCYCQVMQE is encoded by the exons ATGTTTAACATCGTAACAGTTTTCCta gtagcTGTGGGCCTTCAACTGACGAGTGTTAATGGCCAAG ACTTCACACCGAAAGTTCCGAGTGAATGCCAAGCTCTGGGTTACTGCGACCGTCCACTGCCAGACTATCCAAACGAAGCTGTCCGTAAACTCGTCAAAGAA TCCGCTTTGGTAAGTCCCGGCGTAGTCGATGTGACCGAGCTATCTCGAAGGCAGGGAGTCCAGGATCCTTCAGAAGTGAATCTCTGCGACTATGAAAATAGG ATAATTTTACCACAAGTTGCACAAGACACCAGTGGAAAATGGAATTACGTCGTTAACACTCAGGAGTATAAGCAGGGGTACCGCGTTCAGATTTGCAA AAACGTGAACTCACAATGCTCACAGGTAGCGAACTTTTACGTTGGCTACAAAGCTAGCTGCCAGCAAAGGTTCATAAACGTGGTTATGGTGGCACTTGCCGAAAACGGTCAAAAAGCCGAGAAAGATTTCAAAATACCAAGCAATTGCTACTGTCAAGTGATGCAGGAGTGA